A stretch of the Arachis stenosperma cultivar V10309 chromosome 6, arast.V10309.gnm1.PFL2, whole genome shotgun sequence genome encodes the following:
- the LOC130934655 gene encoding uncharacterized protein LOC130934655, with product MADSSTSSTSSISQGAFKTTKPSHFRAKIKFQNIEIVVRKLHQNTINLSVKNLKKKQTKNTQLSEKMAARNQTKDLKCATHLLNDKFRNMTEEKKAIVRDLGFGGLMHIPPLRVDHQLLRELANNFKLGENKLKTGYGSFQITPKKIGDALGINATGDLFPEKVDYKKLSDDDKIIYRRFQGKTLKSLTDEMMEIGVGNEEERLMFKRIFILYIQMAFLLPTTINKISPVHLVPIFKMDGIEERNGGGGGACFDLHDQGHNRLSREEEEGNQWLPLRPDDNLLSSFKKQRTQQKKKKVVVEDSPPEEDQYFDGYSTSERYEISSDELDEWLGENVHKSAAEGDNQADLRSTEGRYVSSETLTPNDSNMMVVTEQTPSEALSPDPVFVPASQQTTTDADSEPTPMLQIEGARETTPETPKQLQETTPKLPPAPTKIHPDAEDAAALLMMARTATYVPKTDPGMPSFSLGLTDSSQEGASTQETEREKSPETATMLEQLDKGDWGESSAKFETPGGINQIPDDMKQKCYIWVTRLKENADGNTNEYEEMCTLIGQGEYILIRMHLASLQAKSDIESQIVSAICLILNQKNEKRFQEQIYCLPPDIVSMALSDHPRGEFISPKTNKEFRVEAYPSFIEFIDRKKLSSHPYIFAPVCHSGHWWLWLINTTKRKCQILDPLHKKAPSNERKDINKFTGYVFSRLITYAGGKPLEKGEKEKEIKASYVKISGQKTSYDCAIYVMKWLELIEPENIKKGKYEWDNWTQEEVDHYRVEYASRILFSEMNTQRDRAIRESSAIRLSKPSSVLLSPFCQINSADIETG from the exons ATGGcagactcttccacttcttccacttcttccattTCTCAAGGCGCTTTCAAAACAACGAAACCCTCTCATTTTCGAGCGAAAATCAAGTTTCAAAATATAGAAATCGTAGTTCGAAAACTGCATCAAAACACCATCAACCTCTCTGtgaagaatctgaagaaaaaaCAAACCAAGAATACTCAAC tttCAGAGAAAATGGCAGCAAGAAACCAAACTAAAGACCTTAAATGTGCCACACATCTTCTGAATGATAAGTTCAGAAACATGACTGAGGAGAAGAAGGCGATTGTGAGGGATCTTGGATTCGGTGGGTTGATGCACATCCCACCACTGAGGGTGGATCACCAACTCTTAAGGGAGCTGGCAAACAACTTCAAACTTGGGGAGAACAAACTGAAGACAGGATATGGTTCTTTCCAAATAACCCCAAAAAAAATAGGTGATGCGCTTGGCATCAATGCAACAG gagatctatttcctgagaaagttgactataagaaactttctgatgatgacaaaataatttatagaaGATTCCAGGGTAAGACCCTCAAAAGTCTTACTGATGAAATGATGGAAATCGGCGTTGGCAACGAAGAGGAACGCCTGATGTTCAAGAGGATATTCATCCTCTACATACAGATGGCGTTCCTTTTGCCAACGACGATAAACAAAATATCGCCCGTGCACTTGGTCCCAATTTTTAAGATGGACGGCATAGAGGAGAGAaacggggggggggggggggcatGTTTTGACCTTCATGATCAAGGGCATAACAGACTatcaagagaagaagaagaaggcaatCAATGGCTGCCTCTTCGCCCTGATGATAATCTACTTTCATCTTTCAAAAAACAAAG AAcacaacaaaaaaagaaaaaagttgttGTGGAGGATTCACCTCCTGAAGAAGATCAATACTTTGACGGGTACAGTACCTC TGAGAGATATGAAATATCAAGTGACGAACTTGATGAATGGCTAGGGGAAAACGTTCATAAATCTGCTGCAGAGGG GGACAACCAAGCTGACCTGCGATCGACAGAAGGTCGCTATGTGTCCTCTGAAAC gttGACTCCGAATGATTCCAATATGATGGTTGTTACGGAACAAACGCCGTCGGAAGCGCTT AGTCCCGATCCAGTTTTTGTTCCGGCATCCCAGCAAACAACCACTGACGCAGATTCCGAACCAACTCCTATGCTACAGATTGAAGGGGCTAGAGAAAC CACTCCTGAAACCCCCAAACAACTTCAAGAAACAACACCCAAGCTTCCCCCAGCTCCAACAAAAAT TCATCCAGACGCAGAGGACGCTGCTGCCCTGTTGATGATGGCACGGACAGCAACCTATGTTCCTAAAACAGATCCGGGGatgccatcattcagcctcGGATTGACAGATTCAAGCCAGGAGGGGGCGTCGACGCAGGAGACAGAAAGGGAAAAATCTCCAGAAACTGCAACTATGCTAGAACAATTGGACA AGGGAGACTGGGGGGAAAGTTCTGCAAAGTTTGAAACTCCTGGGGGAATAAATCAAATTCCGGATGATATGAAACAAAAGTGCTACATCTGGGTGACGAGACTGAAGGAAAACGCAGATGGCAATACTAACGAGTATGAGGAGATGTGCACTCTGATTGGCCAAGGAGAATACATTTTGATCAGAATGCACCTTGCATCCCTCCAGGCAAAAAGTGATATAGAATCTCAG ATTGTATCTGCCATCTGCCTCATCCTAAaccagaaaaatgaaaagaggtttcaggaacaaatatactgtctcccgcctgatattgtg AGCATGGCACTTTCGGATCACCCAAGGGGGGAATTCATATCCCCGAAAACGAACAAAGAATTCAGGGTGGAAGCCTACCCGAGTTTCATTGAATTCatagatagaaaaaaattaagttcgcATCCATAT ATTTTTGCTCCTGTTTGCCACTCGGGACATTGGTGGTTATGGCTGATAAATACAACAAAGCGGAAATGTCAAATACTTGACCCGCTACATAAAAAAGCTCCAAGCAATGAGAGAAAGGACATTAATAAATTCACT GGATATGTATTTTCAAGATTGATAACATATGCCGGCGGGAAACCTCTCGAGAAAGgcgagaaggagaaggaaattaaagcctcatatgttaaaatttcaggccaaaaaacaag CTATGACTGCGCTATCTACGTAATGAAGTGGCTTGAGTTAATAGAGCCGGAAAACATTAAAAAGGGGAAGTATGAATGGGATAATTGGACACAG GAGGAGGTGGACCACTATAGAGTGGAGTATGCTTCTCGGATACTATTCAGTGAGATGAATACACAGAGAGATCGGGCAATTAGAGAGAGTAGTGCTATAAGGCTGTCGAAGCCATCCTCTGTATTATTGAGTCCGTTTTGTCAGATTAATTCTGCTGATATAGAAACTGGGTAG
- the LOC130936193 gene encoding uncharacterized protein LOC130936193 isoform X2, which yields MSLGLDFKVVIFLFLVLPLSILGVYLHGQKISYFFRPLWDSPPRPFHEIPHYYNDDVSMESLCKLHGWGIRESPRRVFDAVLFSNEIDMLTIRWNEMYPYITQFVLLESNSTFTGLMKPLVFARNRSKFKFVEPRLTYGVIGGRFKKKENPFVEEAYQRVALDQLLRIAGIEDDDLLIMSDVDEIPSAHTINLLRWCDDIPSVLHLQLRNYLYSYEFFVDNKSWRASIHRYVPGKTRYAHYRQGELLLSDAGWHCSFCFRHISEFIFKMKAYSHTDRVRFSRYLSPERIQDIICRGADLFDMLPEEYTFREIIGKMGPIPHSYSAVHLPAYLLNNADKYKYLLPGNCIREFG from the coding sequence ATGTCGCTCGGATTGGACTTTAAGGTTGTGATTTTTCTATTTCTGGTTCTTCCATTGAGCATCTTAGGTGTGTACTTGCACGGTCAAAAAATTTCATACTTTTTCAGACCGCTCTGGGATTCTCCTCCAAGGCCATTCCACGAAATCCCTCACTATTACAACGATGATGTGTCGATGGAGTCTCTGTGCAAGCTTCACGGATGGGGGATTCGCGAATCCCCAAGGCGAGTTTTCGACGCAGTCTTGTTTAGCAATGAAATCGACATGCTTACCATTCGATGGAACGAAATGTATCCCTATATCACACAGTTCGTACTCCTTGAATCGAACTCAACATTTACAGGGCTAATGAAGCCTCTGGTTTTTGCTCGAAATAGGAGCAAGTTCAAGTTTGTTGAGCCTCGGCTGACATATGGAGTAATTGGAGGAAGAttcaagaaaaaagaaaatcccTTCGTGGAAGAGGCGTATCAAAGAGTTGCCCTCGATCAGCTTCTAAGGATAGCTGGCATTGAAGATGATGATCTCTTAATCATGTCAGATGTTGATGAGATTCCCAGCGCTCACACAATTAATCTCTTGAGGTGGTGCGACGATATTCCTTCAGTTCTTCATCTTCAGTTAAGGAACTACCTCTACTCTTATGAGTTCTTTGTGGACAACAAGAGTTGGAGAGCTTCCATTCATAGGTATGTGCCTGGAAAGACCAGGTATGCACACTATAGACAGGGTGAGTTGTTGTTGTCGGATGCAGGCTGGCATTGCAGCTTCTGTTTTCGACATATCAGCGAATTCATATTCAAGATGAAGGCTTACAGCCATACTGACCGGGTTCGCTTTTCTCGTTACTTGAGCCCTGAAAGGATTCAGGATATTATATGCAGAGGCGCTGACTTGTTCGACATGCTTCCCGAAGAGTACACATTCAGGGAGATCATCGGGAAGATGGGGCCCATCCCTCATTCCTACTCGGCCGTGCATCTTCCGGCCTATTTGTTGAACAATGCAGATAAGTACAAGTACTTGTTGCCTGGTAACTGCATAAGAGAATTTGGCTAA
- the LOC130936193 gene encoding uncharacterized protein LOC130936193 isoform X1 gives MDEGYYNSKKTDDIGFCDQGSHGALSISRLKCMSLGLDFKVVIFLFLVLPLSILGVYLHGQKISYFFRPLWDSPPRPFHEIPHYYNDDVSMESLCKLHGWGIRESPRRVFDAVLFSNEIDMLTIRWNEMYPYITQFVLLESNSTFTGLMKPLVFARNRSKFKFVEPRLTYGVIGGRFKKKENPFVEEAYQRVALDQLLRIAGIEDDDLLIMSDVDEIPSAHTINLLRWCDDIPSVLHLQLRNYLYSYEFFVDNKSWRASIHRYVPGKTRYAHYRQGELLLSDAGWHCSFCFRHISEFIFKMKAYSHTDRVRFSRYLSPERIQDIICRGADLFDMLPEEYTFREIIGKMGPIPHSYSAVHLPAYLLNNADKYKYLLPGNCIREFG, from the exons ATGGATGAAGGGTATTATAATTCGAAGAAAACTGATGACATAGGTTTTTGTGACCAG GGATCTCATGGTGCATTAAGCATATCAAGGTTAAAGTGCATGTCGCTCGGATTGGACTTTAAGGTTGTGATTTTTCTATTTCTGGTTCTTCCATTGAGCATCTTAGGTGTGTACTTGCACGGTCAAAAAATTTCATACTTTTTCAGACCGCTCTGGGATTCTCCTCCAAGGCCATTCCACGAAATCCCTCACTATTACAACGATGATGTGTCGATGGAGTCTCTGTGCAAGCTTCACGGATGGGGGATTCGCGAATCCCCAAGGCGAGTTTTCGACGCAGTCTTGTTTAGCAATGAAATCGACATGCTTACCATTCGATGGAACGAAATGTATCCCTATATCACACAGTTCGTACTCCTTGAATCGAACTCAACATTTACAGGGCTAATGAAGCCTCTGGTTTTTGCTCGAAATAGGAGCAAGTTCAAGTTTGTTGAGCCTCGGCTGACATATGGAGTAATTGGAGGAAGAttcaagaaaaaagaaaatcccTTCGTGGAAGAGGCGTATCAAAGAGTTGCCCTCGATCAGCTTCTAAGGATAGCTGGCATTGAAGATGATGATCTCTTAATCATGTCAGATGTTGATGAGATTCCCAGCGCTCACACAATTAATCTCTTGAGGTGGTGCGACGATATTCCTTCAGTTCTTCATCTTCAGTTAAGGAACTACCTCTACTCTTATGAGTTCTTTGTGGACAACAAGAGTTGGAGAGCTTCCATTCATAGGTATGTGCCTGGAAAGACCAGGTATGCACACTATAGACAGGGTGAGTTGTTGTTGTCGGATGCAGGCTGGCATTGCAGCTTCTGTTTTCGACATATCAGCGAATTCATATTCAAGATGAAGGCTTACAGCCATACTGACCGGGTTCGCTTTTCTCGTTACTTGAGCCCTGAAAGGATTCAGGATATTATATGCAGAGGCGCTGACTTGTTCGACATGCTTCCCGAAGAGTACACATTCAGGGAGATCATCGGGAAGATGGGGCCCATCCCTCATTCCTACTCGGCCGTGCATCTTCCGGCCTATTTGTTGAACAATGCAGATAAGTACAAGTACTTGTTGCCTGGTAACTGCATAAGAGAATTTGGCTAA